GCTGGTTGATCTTCAGGCGCGGGATGCTGTCTCCATTCAGCTCGACCGTCCAGCGGTTGCTCACCTGGCGCACCAGCACGTCCGGGATTACGTACTCCGGCTCCTGGGTATTGATCGACTGTCCGGGGCGCGGATCGAGCGACTGAATCAGCTGCATCGCCTCTTTCAGCACCTCTTCCTTCAGGCGGGTGACGCGCATCAGCGAGCGGAAATCGTGGTTAGCCAGCAGATCCAGATGTTCACTGACGATCAGCCGCGCCTCTTTCAGCAGCGGCAGATCGGCGGCAAACTGCGACAGCTGCACCAGCAGACAGTCACGTAAATCCCGCGCGCAGACGCCGATCGGATCGAAGCGCTGCACACGTTTCAGCACAGCTTCCACTTCGTCCAGACTCAGCTCATCGTTGCCGATGCTCTCCAGAATATCTTCCAGCGCAACGGTTAGATAGCCGGTGTCATCCACCGCATCGACAATCGAGGTGGCGATCGCCCGATCGGTGTCGGTAAACGGGGTCAGCCCCACCTGCCACATCAGATAATCCTGCAGAGACTGGGTGGTTTCGCCCTGATAAACCGGCAGCTCATCGTCGTGATAATCGGTGCCGGTGCCGGACGGGGTGCCGGCGGTGTAAATCTCATCCCAGGTGGCGTCCAGCGGCAGCTCTTCCGGCATATCTTTCTGTTCGAGCGCTTCACGGGTATCCAGCGAATCGGTTTCCTGATATTCGCGGGAGTCCACCTCTTCATGGATATCGGTCTGTTCAAGCAAAGGATTACTTTCCAGCGCCAGCTGAATTTCCTGCTGAAGTTCAAGCGTAGAGAGCTGCAACAGGCGGATAGCCTGCTGCAGTTGTGGCGTCATGGCAAGCTGTTGGCTCAGCCTGAGTTGTAAACCTTGCTTCATAATCAGGACCACAATTCCATTAAAAACTTACCCCGGATGAACACCTTATCAGAGTCTGAACTCTTCGCCTAAGTAGACACGCTTAACTTGTTCATCAGCGAGGATTTCGGCGGGGGTACCGTGGGCGATCAGATGCCCCTGGCTGACGATATAGGCCCGTTCACACACCGACAGCGTTTCACGCACGTTGTGATCGGTAATCAGCACGCCAAGACCGCTGTCGCGCAGATGTTCGATGATCTTTTTAATGTCGATCACCGAAATCGGATCGACGCCGGCAAAGGGCTCATCCAGCAGAATAAACTTCGGATTGGCGGCCAGCGCGCGCGCAATCTCCACGCGGCGGCGTTCGCCACCGGAGAGCGCCTGGCCAAGGCTGTCGCGCAGGTGTTCAATATGGAATTCCGCCATCAGCTCGTTGGCGCGATCCGAGCGCTGCTCGCTGCTCAGATCGTCACGGATCTGCAGTACCGCCATCAGATTGTCATACACGCTCAGGCGGCGGAAGATCGATGCTTCCTGTGGCAGGTAGCCGATGCCGCGACGGGCGCGGGCGTGCAGCGGCAGAATACTGATGTCTTCATCATCAATGACGATGCGCCCGGCATCGCGCGGTACGATGCCGACAACCATGTAAAAGGTGGTGGTCTTGCCCGCGCCGTTGGGACCCAGCAGGCCAACAATTTCACCGGATTTCACCCGCAGGCTCACATCCTCAACCACGCGACGGCCTTTATAGGCCTTCGCCAGGTTTTCCGCTATTAAGGTTGCCATAGTTATTAGTTACTCTTTTTCTGACCGTTAGACGGCGTGCCTTTGTCCTGCAGCTGCGACGGTACCAGCACGGTGGTGACCCGTTTGCCGGTGTTGCCATAGGCCTGCATTTTCTGCTCTTTCACCAGATAGGTGATGCGATCGCCTTTCACGTTGCTGTCCAGCTGCTCAAGGTAAGCGTTACCCGTCAGCTCAACGAAGTCCTTCGCCAGCTCGTAGTGCATCTTCTGCGCGTGGCCTTTGACCGGCTTGCCGTTGTCCTGCATCTGGTAGAAGGTCGCCGGGCTGCCGTAAGCATCCACGATGGTCTTATTGCTGTCGCCGCCGGGACGGGTCACCACCACTTTATCGGCGGTGATTTTGATCGAACCCTGGGTGACTATCACCTTACCGGTAAAGGTGGCGACGTTCCCCTGCATATCAAGGGCCTGGTTTTCAGAATCGACGTTAACCGGCTTGTCGGAGTCGCCCGTCAGCGCCAGGGCCGGCACGCTGGCCGCCAGCAGCAGCGCGGCTGTCAGTAACTTAAGGTTGTTTTGCATTTTGAATTTCATAAGAGGTTTTGACCTTTTCAATCAGCTCGGCGGTTTTCTTCCGTAAGTTTCCACGCATCTTCATACCGGTAGAGTTAAAGTTGCTGCCATAAAGCGTTACCCGATCGTCCGAGGTGATATCCTGGGTGACCAGATTCACCAGCGCATTATCGGTGGTGATGCGCTTAAGCTGCGCCTCCGGCGTCAGGCTGTTCACTTCGACGTTACCATACAGATACAGCAGGCGATCTTTGGTCAGTTTGGCTTTGTCAGCCCGTACCGACCAGGTCGCCACTTTGTTTTCGTCATAGGTAGTCATCACCGGCTTATCGAACCAGCTGACGGATTCTGCCGCAAAATAGGTGACTTTTTCTGAGTCGAGCCGGTAACTCAGGCTGCCCTCGGGGTTATACACCACCGTATGGGAATTATCGCTCAGATAGGTCGGTTCACCGTTATCCGCCGAGGCGTTGCGATCGGCATCGTCAGAATCGGTCAGATTCCAGCCGATCAGCACGATTGCCACCAGGGCCAGAAATAGCGTAATCCAGCGTCTTGTTTTACTCATACCGACTGCCCTTTGGCCTCATCAAACTTACCCTGCGCGATTAAGATCAGATCGCAGATTTCCCTCACGGCACCGCGCCCACCCGCAATCCGGGTGACATAGTCGGCACGCGGCAGCAGCACCGGATGCGCATCGGCGACGGTGACGCTCAGGCCCACCCGGGCCATGACCGGCCAGTCAATCAGGTCATCACCAATGTAAGCCACCTGGTCTGCCGTTAGGGCTAGTGTATCCAGAAGTTCGTGGAAGGCCACCAGCTTATCAGATTGCCCCTGGTAAAGATGAGTAATCCCCAGAGTCGCACAGCGATCTTCCAGCAGTTTTGCCTTGCGGCCGGTGATGATCGCCACCTCGACCTCAGAGGTCAGCAGGCAGCGGATACCGTAACCGTCACGCACGTTAAACGCCTTCAGCTCTTCACCCTGGTTGCCCTGGTAAATGATGCCGTCGGACATTACGCCATCTACGTCGCAAATCAATAACTTAATTTCCGTGGCCCGTGCCATCACTGACTGGCTGACCGGGCCGTAACAGGTCTCAACGGTTGCTGCCGGATTGCTCATGTTCAAAAATTTCCTTGTTAGACCACGCCGGCGCGCAGCATGTCATGCATATGGACCACGCCCAGCAGCAGATCGCCATCCGCGACCAGCACCGAGGTAATGTTTCTGTTTTGCATCAGGTTAAGCGCGTCCACCGCCAGGGTGTTCGCCCGCACGCGGATGCCGCCCGGCGTCATCACGCTGGCGATGCTGGCCTGCTGAATATCAATGCCCATATCGAACACCCGGCGCAGGTCACCGTCGGTAAAGATGCCTTCGATTTTCATCAGGTCGTTGCAGATGACCGTCATACCCATGTTTTTGCGCGTGATCTCCAGCAACGCATCGCGCAGCGAGGCATCGCGACTGACGTGCGGCATCTCGCTGCCGCTGTGCATAATATCATCAACGCGTAACAGCAGCTTGCGCCCCAGCGCGCCGCCGGGGTGCGACAGCGCGAAATCCTCTGCGGTAAAGCCGCGGGCTTTCAGCAGCGCCACGGCCAGCGCATCGCCCATCACCAGCGTCGCGGTGGTGCTGGTTGTCGGGGCCAGGCCCAGCGGGCAGGCTTCCTGAGGCACTTTAACACACAGATGAATCTCTGCCGCGCGGCCCATTGCGCTCTCGGGGCGGCTGGTCATG
This portion of the Erwinia sp. E602 genome encodes:
- the rpoN gene encoding RNA polymerase factor sigma-54; translation: MKQGLQLRLSQQLAMTPQLQQAIRLLQLSTLELQQEIQLALESNPLLEQTDIHEEVDSREYQETDSLDTREALEQKDMPEELPLDATWDEIYTAGTPSGTGTDYHDDELPVYQGETTQSLQDYLMWQVGLTPFTDTDRAIATSIVDAVDDTGYLTVALEDILESIGNDELSLDEVEAVLKRVQRFDPIGVCARDLRDCLLVQLSQFAADLPLLKEARLIVSEHLDLLANHDFRSLMRVTRLKEEVLKEAMQLIQSLDPRPGQSINTQEPEYVIPDVLVRQVSNRWTVELNGDSIPRLKINQQYAALGTASRNDSDSQYIRSNLQEAKWLIKSLESRNDTLLKVTRCIVDQQQAFFEQGEEFMRPMVLADIASAVEMHESTISRVTTQKYLHSPRGIFELKYFFSSHVNTEGGGEASSTAIRALVKKLIAAENPAKPLSDSKLTTLLSDQGIMVARRTVAKYRESLSIPPSNQRKQLV
- the lptB gene encoding LPS export ABC transporter ATP-binding protein → MATLIAENLAKAYKGRRVVEDVSLRVKSGEIVGLLGPNGAGKTTTFYMVVGIVPRDAGRIVIDDEDISILPLHARARRGIGYLPQEASIFRRLSVYDNLMAVLQIRDDLSSEQRSDRANELMAEFHIEHLRDSLGQALSGGERRRVEIARALAANPKFILLDEPFAGVDPISVIDIKKIIEHLRDSGLGVLITDHNVRETLSVCERAYIVSQGHLIAHGTPAEILADEQVKRVYLGEEFRL
- the lptA gene encoding lipopolysaccharide ABC transporter substrate-binding protein LptA gives rise to the protein MKFKMQNNLKLLTAALLLAASVPALALTGDSDKPVNVDSENQALDMQGNVATFTGKVIVTQGSIKITADKVVVTRPGGDSNKTIVDAYGSPATFYQMQDNGKPVKGHAQKMHYELAKDFVELTGNAYLEQLDSNVKGDRITYLVKEQKMQAYGNTGKRVTTVLVPSQLQDKGTPSNGQKKSN
- the lptC gene encoding LPS export ABC transporter periplasmic protein LptC — protein: MSKTRRWITLFLALVAIVLIGWNLTDSDDADRNASADNGEPTYLSDNSHTVVYNPEGSLSYRLDSEKVTYFAAESVSWFDKPVMTTYDENKVATWSVRADKAKLTKDRLLYLYGNVEVNSLTPEAQLKRITTDNALVNLVTQDITSDDRVTLYGSNFNSTGMKMRGNLRKKTAELIEKVKTSYEIQNAKQP
- the kdsC gene encoding 3-deoxy-manno-octulosonate-8-phosphatase KdsC, giving the protein MSNPAATVETCYGPVSQSVMARATEIKLLICDVDGVMSDGIIYQGNQGEELKAFNVRDGYGIRCLLTSEVEVAIITGRKAKLLEDRCATLGITHLYQGQSDKLVAFHELLDTLALTADQVAYIGDDLIDWPVMARVGLSVTVADAHPVLLPRADYVTRIAGGRGAVREICDLILIAQGKFDEAKGQSV
- the kdsD gene encoding arabinose-5-phosphate isomerase KdsD, with amino-acid sequence MAHITLNPDFDFQQAGKDVLRIEREGLEQLDQYINEDFTRACELIAACLGKVVVMGMGKSGHIGKKMAATFASTGTPAFFVHPGEASHGDLGMVSPNDVVIAISNSGESSEILALIPVLKRLRVRLICMTSRPESAMGRAAEIHLCVKVPQEACPLGLAPTTSTTATLVMGDALAVALLKARGFTAEDFALSHPGGALGRKLLLRVDDIMHSGSEMPHVSRDASLRDALLEITRKNMGMTVICNDLMKIEGIFTDGDLRRVFDMGIDIQQASIASVMTPGGIRVRANTLAVDALNLMQNRNITSVLVADGDLLLGVVHMHDMLRAGVV